In Shinella sp. XGS7, a single genomic region encodes these proteins:
- a CDS encoding DUF45 domain-containing protein: protein MKHHNHSRAFYSTLDKHMSGWRKVKARLDDRAEEILRL from the coding sequence TTGAAGCACCACAACCACAGCCGAGCGTTCTATTCGACGCTGGACAAGCACATGTCCGGGTGGCGCAAGGTCAAGGCGCGTTTAGATGACCGAGCAGAGGAGATCCTTAGGCTCTGA
- a CDS encoding sacsin N-terminal ATP-binding-like domain-containing protein, with product MSAASGEVEGLWSKPQAQVEALTAAKIRTFLFEVAEGVSNYRSLHSLTEQVEHQYHGRFLIELIQNAHDALHEQPASDQPARIAIVLDQKDSTYGTLLVANDGQPFTRSNFERLSQLGQSDKDPQKSIGNKGLGFRSVLEVSDRPEVYSRSSPVSSEFDGYCFGFDPEVVQALRLPMDALAAGGAVPMSPVTGEPIVDWAEALLEKFRARVQAAGAGWLSTETRFLSPYLLPVPRRQAQSSAVKALEERGFMSVIRLPLKSEAAAKLVREHMAQMSPTTLLFLERVRALELYGAARANRVITRETTEGTGALAHRTVRLSDGQEDFRDYELWTRQIHIADTTEEFQAAVKALPGRWPEIQDVSVSIAVRKAEVPEAGVFSIYLPTGIPTGSAVHVNAPFFGNMSRTDISFSDGYNSRLLNTAAGLVVDVVRGQLAGKHLDEARMIVDVLAPYGDDGVASTRWTQLIGAAFRRAKASLDDEALALADRGWRKLGATALVPDTGRTRLIGEVLLRKHATFDMFHPGLASRRGQILALASMHEPHRGAAATSHQLAATITSIADEIHREGGDWNAFWHDVALLLPHGQGALARYPVILGNDGRLHAASGAKRVFFVPRQGTADDSDIGSEGAPVDVPTSLQSLVAFLHESITVYEPDSRPARQTPVRIYLAEGLVTQFRVEAIFTGTLKDATPELPAKLKGPDAERCLAILRWALSMIRSAIARERGSDAMMALLRPIPVPCSGGWFPMSEASFGTGWPTTTGDLLAVYLDAVPGSAAKEARNRLLLPPDHPSWDGLGLASQDLLRRGGVFDGLRLATLKTEGWTSQFNASMYSFDLPAITPAGFDVEFWAEFKKHIALSVRGSFMGLQPYVVGALYHFPGMADIELHEPAREALSKLILQSLPQWADGLEPLTFSKRGGQSDRKSGMSPLTYFLQTRAWLSVPGDSTATHWSRPSERWHVPSDVIARRTTHFAHLRALPHTIARRLDTDPELASLVHHLGMPYLDLHSETNDPRLLRELIAAIDSDVAPEPNVLLGQIRDAWHRFRPRFDQVALDHLPVRSKGRPLQQYAMTEGAVVYLPDLGTLASELEQFGVSVLTLYPQDATALRDWFQSAYGERVVPTSQLTLVPRVDGAVWNGSSAEPLSESALSWLTAPLLTLVAFYQQIRGIHAPSFRDRLERMREMRVDWVGRIELAVMSGDVEVMRTDVPAHWDLNRKTLLVSEHARRQPATIAMAIAQAIERDDLELPLRILLGPQSSIDIPPESLGDALTTLKISVEQLDAVRQHLRGDVGHSARLLQVLCEVLEPGCDFEGILSADTDEELAAAVAAIALTDVQTEDLVKLAAESRDSFQFGSALSRRLGQRFELPSWNAALLRLGRATLENREWLQQLSANLEEARGTMKRVAAHLLREPQALSYKEMLAGYDALGAGGLSLGRERWEIDFPTAMELVAGAVKDWPGGAKIADVLKGSNALASLRSRLDALGVDVKTDPDERCRANHQALSAVCEGLDRLRQAWWVKSGASSAFGDWRSIREELIGQGKESIGDRAYSESLTEVDVFAILWQKAGALMTPPSFATAVQSSADLAVLRAALAISDQDLEEANTRLAAQRAEALRRRHVVTVCGEDFDASDDNRSRLWHFLQERVEFHKLAADAPMDLGKSVELLPADAGRKRERKEIIDPKPTTPPQRQPKAVDELIGLAGEIYVFEMLRLRYGDDVVTASSWISSNSRQVFEENPFDDGAGCDFAFTAGGRSYKVEVKASVGDAPTFTLGSSEIALAMELATRKKGRRARFILVHVRNALSAAPEAVVLPNPYSAEGANSFRIDQADARVSYREKT from the coding sequence ATGAGCGCTGCCAGTGGCGAAGTGGAAGGGCTGTGGTCTAAACCCCAAGCCCAGGTAGAGGCCTTGACGGCGGCGAAGATCCGTACTTTTCTCTTCGAGGTGGCGGAGGGCGTTTCCAACTACCGCAGCCTGCACAGCCTGACCGAACAGGTCGAGCACCAGTACCACGGTCGATTCCTGATCGAGCTGATCCAGAACGCCCACGACGCACTGCACGAGCAGCCTGCGTCCGACCAACCAGCGCGGATCGCCATTGTTTTGGATCAGAAGGACTCGACGTACGGAACGCTGCTGGTCGCCAACGATGGGCAGCCGTTCACTCGATCCAACTTCGAACGGCTTTCGCAATTGGGTCAGAGCGACAAAGACCCTCAGAAGAGTATCGGCAATAAGGGCCTGGGTTTCAGGAGCGTACTGGAAGTGTCGGACAGGCCCGAGGTTTACTCGAGGTCCAGCCCAGTAAGCTCTGAGTTCGACGGCTATTGCTTCGGCTTCGACCCTGAAGTCGTTCAGGCCCTGCGATTGCCAATGGACGCACTGGCCGCCGGGGGAGCGGTGCCTATGTCACCGGTAACAGGGGAGCCAATCGTCGATTGGGCCGAGGCCCTGCTGGAGAAGTTTCGTGCTCGCGTCCAAGCGGCAGGAGCGGGTTGGCTTTCGACGGAGACCCGATTCCTTTCGCCCTACCTTCTCCCCGTGCCACGCCGCCAAGCGCAGAGTTCAGCCGTGAAGGCTCTCGAGGAGAGGGGTTTCATGTCTGTGATCCGGCTGCCGCTGAAGTCAGAAGCAGCGGCGAAGCTGGTTCGCGAGCATATGGCGCAGATGAGTCCAACCACGCTGCTGTTCCTTGAGCGCGTGCGTGCCCTGGAGTTGTATGGTGCTGCGCGGGCCAATCGTGTGATCACACGCGAGACGACTGAGGGAACCGGTGCGCTGGCGCACCGAACGGTCCGGCTGTCTGACGGCCAAGAAGACTTCCGGGACTATGAGTTGTGGACGCGACAGATCCATATCGCTGACACCACTGAAGAGTTTCAGGCAGCAGTGAAGGCGCTACCGGGACGCTGGCCGGAGATTCAAGACGTTTCCGTGTCGATCGCAGTCAGGAAAGCAGAGGTGCCAGAGGCAGGAGTCTTCAGCATCTACCTGCCAACTGGCATCCCGACAGGTAGTGCAGTGCACGTCAATGCCCCCTTCTTCGGGAACATGAGCCGGACTGACATTTCGTTTAGCGATGGGTACAACAGCCGGCTGCTGAATACCGCAGCCGGCCTAGTCGTGGACGTCGTACGGGGGCAATTGGCTGGCAAGCACTTGGACGAAGCCCGCATGATCGTCGACGTGTTGGCCCCGTACGGCGACGACGGCGTGGCATCGACCCGATGGACTCAGCTTATCGGGGCAGCATTCCGGCGTGCGAAGGCTTCCCTCGACGACGAGGCACTGGCCCTGGCTGATCGCGGCTGGCGCAAGCTGGGAGCGACGGCACTGGTCCCGGACACTGGCCGAACGCGGCTCATTGGCGAGGTGCTTCTGCGCAAGCACGCGACGTTCGATATGTTCCACCCTGGCCTGGCATCGCGGCGCGGCCAGATTTTGGCGTTGGCCAGTATGCACGAGCCACATCGCGGCGCGGCAGCGACGTCGCACCAACTAGCGGCGACGATCACAAGCATTGCCGACGAGATCCACCGAGAGGGCGGAGATTGGAATGCCTTCTGGCATGACGTCGCACTGCTGTTGCCGCATGGGCAGGGGGCACTTGCTAGGTACCCAGTGATCCTAGGGAATGACGGCCGACTGCACGCAGCGAGCGGTGCCAAGCGGGTGTTCTTCGTCCCGCGCCAAGGAACCGCAGATGACAGCGACATCGGCAGTGAGGGTGCGCCGGTCGACGTTCCAACCAGCCTTCAATCGCTGGTGGCGTTCCTGCACGAGAGCATCACCGTTTACGAGCCAGACAGCCGCCCTGCTCGGCAAACACCTGTCCGCATTTATCTGGCAGAGGGCCTCGTCACGCAGTTTCGCGTGGAAGCCATCTTCACAGGGACCTTGAAGGACGCCACGCCCGAACTGCCCGCAAAGTTGAAGGGGCCAGACGCGGAACGATGCCTGGCAATTCTGAGGTGGGCGCTCAGCATGATCCGTAGTGCCATCGCGCGTGAACGCGGCTCGGATGCCATGATGGCGTTGCTTCGGCCGATTCCGGTGCCCTGCAGCGGTGGCTGGTTTCCGATGTCGGAAGCAAGTTTCGGGACCGGTTGGCCGACTACGACAGGCGACCTTCTTGCGGTCTACCTTGACGCGGTACCCGGATCCGCCGCAAAAGAGGCACGTAACCGGCTACTGCTGCCACCGGATCACCCGTCGTGGGACGGTCTGGGCTTAGCTTCGCAAGATCTGCTTCGCAGGGGTGGGGTGTTTGATGGCCTGAGGCTGGCAACCCTTAAGACAGAGGGCTGGACAAGCCAGTTCAACGCGTCGATGTACAGCTTCGATCTGCCAGCAATCACCCCTGCAGGATTCGATGTGGAGTTCTGGGCGGAGTTCAAGAAGCACATCGCGTTGAGCGTTAGAGGCAGCTTCATGGGCCTTCAGCCCTACGTTGTCGGGGCGCTGTATCACTTCCCCGGCATGGCCGATATCGAATTGCATGAACCTGCGCGCGAGGCACTGAGCAAGCTCATTTTGCAAAGCCTGCCTCAGTGGGCAGATGGTTTGGAACCCCTCACTTTCTCAAAGCGAGGAGGGCAATCTGATCGGAAATCCGGAATGAGTCCGCTGACGTACTTCCTGCAGACGCGGGCGTGGCTCTCCGTGCCTGGTGATAGCACCGCAACCCACTGGTCGCGGCCCTCCGAGCGATGGCACGTACCGTCCGATGTGATAGCCCGACGAACCACGCATTTTGCGCATCTCCGTGCTTTGCCTCACACGATCGCTCGTCGACTCGACACAGACCCTGAGCTGGCATCTCTTGTGCACCACTTGGGCATGCCTTACCTTGATCTGCACTCTGAGACGAACGACCCACGGTTGCTACGCGAACTGATCGCAGCCATCGACAGTGACGTGGCGCCCGAGCCGAACGTTTTGCTCGGCCAGATTCGCGACGCTTGGCATCGATTCCGGCCGCGATTCGACCAAGTGGCCCTGGATCATTTGCCCGTGCGGTCCAAGGGAAGACCGCTCCAACAGTACGCGATGACAGAGGGTGCAGTCGTGTACCTGCCTGACTTGGGTACGTTGGCATCGGAGTTGGAGCAATTCGGCGTCAGCGTCCTGACGCTGTATCCCCAAGATGCGACAGCGCTGCGAGATTGGTTTCAGTCGGCCTATGGCGAGCGTGTGGTCCCGACGTCACAACTGACACTTGTGCCGCGGGTCGACGGTGCAGTTTGGAACGGTAGCTCCGCAGAGCCGCTGTCCGAAAGCGCCCTGTCCTGGCTGACTGCGCCATTGCTCACATTGGTCGCCTTTTATCAGCAGATTCGCGGTATTCACGCGCCGAGCTTCCGCGACCGACTAGAACGCATGCGCGAGATGCGTGTCGATTGGGTTGGTCGAATCGAGCTTGCGGTGATGAGTGGTGACGTTGAGGTCATGAGAACCGACGTACCAGCGCATTGGGATCTAAATCGAAAGACACTTCTTGTGTCCGAACACGCTCGGCGCCAACCGGCGACCATTGCCATGGCCATAGCCCAGGCGATCGAGCGCGACGATCTCGAACTACCTCTGCGCATATTGCTCGGTCCGCAGTCGAGTATCGACATCCCACCAGAAAGTCTGGGCGACGCGCTTACGACACTCAAGATCTCAGTCGAGCAACTCGACGCCGTCAGGCAACATCTACGGGGCGATGTAGGGCATTCCGCGCGACTGCTGCAAGTGCTTTGTGAGGTACTGGAGCCCGGGTGTGATTTTGAAGGGATCCTGTCCGCAGATACAGATGAAGAACTGGCAGCAGCAGTGGCGGCGATCGCTTTGACTGATGTGCAGACGGAGGACCTGGTCAAACTGGCAGCGGAGTCCCGCGACTCCTTCCAGTTTGGTTCCGCCTTATCTAGGAGGCTGGGTCAACGCTTCGAGTTGCCGTCGTGGAATGCCGCGCTTCTCCGACTGGGACGTGCAACGCTCGAGAACCGAGAATGGCTTCAGCAGTTGAGCGCGAATCTCGAAGAGGCTCGCGGCACGATGAAACGGGTTGCGGCGCATCTGCTGCGCGAACCGCAGGCCCTTTCGTACAAGGAAATGCTAGCCGGATACGACGCCCTTGGCGCCGGCGGCTTAAGCCTGGGCCGGGAGCGGTGGGAGATCGACTTTCCCACGGCAATGGAGCTGGTAGCAGGGGCGGTGAAAGACTGGCCTGGCGGCGCCAAGATTGCTGATGTCTTGAAGGGCAGTAACGCGTTAGCCAGCCTGCGCTCCAGACTCGACGCCCTTGGCGTGGACGTGAAAACCGATCCGGATGAACGCTGTCGAGCCAACCACCAAGCGCTTTCTGCAGTGTGCGAGGGTCTTGATCGGCTTAGGCAGGCTTGGTGGGTGAAGAGTGGAGCATCCTCGGCGTTCGGCGATTGGCGGAGTATTCGCGAGGAACTCATCGGACAAGGAAAGGAGTCGATCGGCGATAGGGCGTACAGCGAGTCTTTGACGGAAGTCGATGTGTTTGCAATCTTGTGGCAGAAGGCTGGTGCGCTGATGACGCCACCGTCGTTCGCCACCGCGGTTCAATCATCTGCAGATCTTGCGGTGTTGCGCGCGGCATTGGCGATCTCGGACCAAGACCTCGAGGAAGCGAACACCCGCCTCGCTGCACAACGTGCCGAGGCCTTGCGAAGGCGCCATGTCGTGACAGTGTGTGGAGAGGACTTCGATGCGTCGGACGACAACCGATCGCGTCTTTGGCACTTTCTGCAGGAACGCGTCGAGTTCCACAAGCTGGCCGCCGATGCGCCGATGGACTTGGGCAAGTCAGTCGAGCTGCTGCCAGCTGACGCCGGGAGGAAGCGCGAGCGGAAGGAAATCATTGACCCCAAGCCGACTACGCCGCCTCAGCGCCAGCCGAAAGCGGTTGATGAGTTGATCGGCTTGGCAGGTGAGATCTACGTTTTCGAGATGCTTCGTCTCCGATATGGAGACGATGTCGTTACCGCTTCGTCCTGGATCTCGTCCAACAGCCGCCAGGTGTTCGAAGAGAACCCCTTTGACGACGGTGCGGGTTGCGACTTCGCCTTCACAGCGGGAGGGCGCTCGTACAAGGTCGAGGTCAAGGCTAGCGTCGGAGACGCCCCCACATTCACGCTTGGATCATCCGAGATCGCTCTGGCGATGGAACTTGCGACCCGAAAGAAGGGGCGACGCGCTCGATTTATCCTGGTCCACGTCAGGAACGCCCTGTCTGCTGCTCCTGAGGCAGTGGTACTGCCAAACCCGTACAGCGCAGAGGGTGCAAACTCGTTCCGGATTGATCAAGCAGACGCCCGTGTTAGCTATCGCGAGAAGACGTAG
- a CDS encoding helix-turn-helix domain-containing protein, translating to MPNPLHSAQYGQLMELLRAVREESGFTQRDLAAALGEDQSYVSKCERGVRRLDVVELRNWVCAMGLSFRAFSERLDSCLEQAAALDTHASRKRC from the coding sequence ATGCCAAATCCGCTACACAGCGCTCAATACGGACAGCTAATGGAGCTTCTGAGAGCGGTTCGCGAGGAATCGGGCTTTACACAGCGGGACTTGGCAGCTGCGTTGGGCGAGGACCAGTCGTACGTGAGCAAGTGCGAGCGAGGCGTCAGGCGTCTTGACGTCGTCGAGCTGCGAAATTGGGTATGCGCCATGGGGCTGTCGTTCCGTGCCTTCTCCGAGCGCCTGGATTCGTGCCTTGAGCAGGCTGCGGCACTTGATACACACGCCTCAAGAAAGCGTTGTTAG
- the ssb gene encoding single-stranded DNA-binding protein, translating into MASVNKVILIGNLGRDPELRYNPSGVAFCTISLATTRNWKNRESGERQEETEWHRVVFNDKLAEIVGQYCKKGRPLYVEGRLRTRKWQDKEGRDQYTTEIIADQMQLLGSRDGGDDMGGGGGGGGYSRGGGAGRGGDRGGDMGGGDFDAPAPRAAAPRAPAPRPAPAPKPATGFDDMDDDIPF; encoded by the coding sequence ATGGCCTCGGTCAACAAAGTCATTCTCATCGGCAATCTGGGTCGCGACCCGGAGCTGCGCTACAACCCCAGCGGCGTGGCCTTCTGCACCATCAGCCTGGCCACCACCCGCAACTGGAAGAACCGTGAGAGCGGCGAGCGCCAGGAAGAGACCGAGTGGCACCGCGTGGTGTTCAACGACAAGCTGGCCGAGATCGTGGGTCAGTACTGCAAGAAGGGCCGTCCGCTCTATGTGGAAGGGCGTCTGCGCACCCGTAAGTGGCAGGACAAGGAAGGCCGCGACCAGTACACCACCGAGATCATTGCCGACCAGATGCAGCTGCTGGGCAGCCGCGACGGCGGTGACGATATGGGTGGCGGCGGCGGCGGTGGCGGCTACAGCCGCGGCGGCGGTGCCGGCCGTGGCGGCGACCGCGGTGGCGATATGGGCGGCGGCGATTTCGACGCCCCGGCCCCGCGCGCGGCCGCTCCGCGTGCGCCGGCCCCGCGTCCCGCGCCGGCCCCCAAGCCGGCCACGGGCTTTGACGATATGGATGACGACATCCCGTTCTAG
- a CDS encoding sensor histidine kinase has translation MTRPARPDSNHRLWLAYAGLCLLSWMLYAMAGAELQRGLWQVWEAAYQATLSLSPPILLGPLVWPWVRGLDRLGDRGGSAAQLLLHGLGALGFAAAWQLLEFALSWLLFGPMHAQASFQQTVLWRGIWGVFVYTALASGFTAVLNARRARRNALAAAQAESALARAELAAISGKLNPHFLFNTLNSLIALTRKDAKAAEAALLRFSGMLRYVLDTKRGAETRVSLAEELEFVRDYLALETLRLGERLTVRWEVEPETLDDEIPPLSLQPLVENSIQHGVAPRAQGGSVRIAARRDVLNDGLALTVQDDGPGCEPARLNTPAEAGQRRGIGLSALQRRFALDYEGRARLKIHTAPGAGFRVDLWIPQT, from the coding sequence ATGACCCGCCCGGCCCGCCCCGACTCCAACCACCGCCTCTGGCTGGCCTATGCCGGCCTGTGCCTGCTGAGCTGGATGCTCTATGCCATGGCCGGCGCCGAGCTGCAGCGCGGGCTCTGGCAGGTCTGGGAGGCGGCCTACCAGGCCACCCTGAGCCTGAGTCCGCCGATACTGCTGGGCCCCCTGGTCTGGCCCTGGGTGCGCGGGCTGGACCGGCTGGGCGATCGCGGTGGCAGTGCCGCCCAGCTGCTGCTACACGGCCTGGGCGCCCTGGGCTTTGCCGCGGCCTGGCAGCTGCTGGAGTTCGCCCTGTCCTGGCTGCTGTTCGGCCCCATGCACGCCCAGGCCAGCTTCCAGCAGACCGTGCTGTGGCGCGGCATCTGGGGCGTCTTCGTCTACACCGCCCTGGCGAGCGGCTTCACCGCCGTGCTCAATGCGCGGCGCGCCCGCCGCAACGCGCTGGCGGCGGCCCAGGCCGAGTCGGCCCTGGCGCGGGCCGAGCTGGCCGCCATCAGCGGCAAGCTCAACCCGCACTTTCTCTTCAACACCCTGAACTCCCTGATCGCCCTGACCCGCAAGGACGCCAAGGCGGCCGAGGCAGCCCTGCTGCGCTTCTCGGGCATGCTGCGCTATGTGCTGGACACCAAGCGCGGCGCCGAGACGCGGGTCAGCCTGGCCGAGGAGCTGGAGTTCGTGCGCGACTACCTGGCCCTGGAAACCCTGCGCCTGGGCGAGCGCCTCACGGTGCGCTGGGAGGTGGAGCCCGAGACCCTGGACGATGAGATCCCGCCGCTGAGCCTGCAGCCCCTGGTGGAGAACAGCATCCAGCATGGCGTGGCGCCACGCGCCCAGGGCGGCAGTGTGCGCATCGCCGCGCGCCGCGACGTGCTCAACGACGGCCTGGCCCTGACCGTGCAGGACGATGGCCCGGGCTGCGAGCCTGCCCGGCTGAACACGCCGGCCGAAGCCGGCCAGCGCCGCGGCATCGGCCTGAGCGCCCTGCAGCGCCGCTTTGCCCTGGACTACGAGGGCCGCGCCCGGCTCAAGATCCACACCGCTCCCGGCGCGGGTTTCCGCGTCGACCTCTGGATACCGCAGACATGA
- a CDS encoding LytTR family DNA-binding domain-containing protein, producing the protein MNKIRTLIAEDEPLASEALADWVQALPQLELVACCADGESALAQIRALQPELVLLDIQMPGLTGLQVLRALGEAGLPRRPAVIFTTAYDEHALTAFELHAVDYLLKPFSQERFEEAVEHALGILASSGTAGAPALPEADLERSLQSPEAPLSRILVRDQGKIFPLSVDAIEYLRSDTKYTAIASRGRQFLVRLPISSFEQRLDPARFLKLQRSCIVNLDFVEAMTPDESSQLVVQMQDGTRFTASRDVSKKLREQSI; encoded by the coding sequence ATGAACAAGATCCGCACCCTGATCGCCGAGGACGAGCCCCTGGCCAGTGAAGCCCTGGCCGACTGGGTCCAGGCCCTGCCCCAGCTGGAGCTGGTGGCCTGCTGTGCCGATGGCGAGAGCGCCCTGGCCCAGATCCGCGCCCTGCAGCCCGAGCTGGTGCTGCTGGACATCCAGATGCCCGGCCTCACCGGCCTGCAGGTGCTGCGCGCCCTGGGCGAGGCCGGCCTGCCGCGACGCCCGGCCGTGATCTTCACCACCGCCTATGACGAGCATGCGCTCACCGCCTTCGAGCTGCATGCGGTGGACTATCTGCTCAAACCCTTCTCCCAGGAGCGCTTCGAGGAAGCGGTGGAGCATGCCCTGGGCATCCTGGCCAGCAGCGGCACGGCCGGCGCGCCGGCCCTGCCCGAGGCCGATCTGGAGCGCAGCCTGCAAAGCCCCGAGGCGCCGTTGAGCCGCATCCTGGTGCGCGACCAGGGCAAGATCTTCCCGCTCAGCGTGGACGCCATCGAATACCTGCGCTCCGACACCAAGTACACCGCCATCGCCAGCCGCGGCCGCCAGTTCCTGGTGCGCCTGCCCATCAGCAGCTTCGAGCAGCGCCTGGACCCGGCGCGCTTTCTCAAGCTGCAACGCAGCTGCATCGTGAACCTGGACTTCGTCGAGGCCATGACCCCTGACGAGAGCTCGCAGCTGGTGGTGCAGATGCAGGACGGCACGCGCTTCACGGCCAGCCGCGATGTGTCCAAGAAACTGCGGGAGCAATCGATATGA
- a CDS encoding head GIN domain-containing protein — translation MSPWLHHPVRHSSRWQALTLALLLLLQAGAAAAQDGVGRSYSPGPFQRLEINGSADVRLQQGERDEVFISGDEDMQKSVQLLLRGNRLEVQPSGGWKFWRSKRLQMEVTVRNLEQLELSGNGEVHAPGTFRVDRLGVGIAGSGLVRFDDLQAQRLHFAIAGSGEGQLRGQANSLSLAISGKGKLMAEQLRSARGAVAISGVGQAQIWVTQSLSINIMGVGTVDYWGNPQLSRATSGVATINARGETPPAP, via the coding sequence ATGAGCCCCTGGCTGCATCACCCTGTCCGGCACTCGAGCCGCTGGCAAGCCCTGACCCTGGCTCTGCTACTCCTGCTGCAGGCCGGCGCTGCTGCGGCCCAGGACGGCGTCGGGCGCAGCTACAGCCCCGGCCCCTTCCAGCGCCTGGAGATCAACGGTTCTGCCGATGTGCGTCTGCAGCAGGGCGAGCGCGACGAGGTCTTCATCAGCGGGGACGAGGACATGCAGAAGAGCGTGCAGCTGCTGCTGCGGGGCAACCGGCTCGAGGTCCAGCCCTCGGGCGGCTGGAAGTTCTGGCGCAGCAAGCGTCTGCAGATGGAGGTCACGGTGCGCAATCTGGAGCAGCTGGAGCTCTCCGGCAATGGCGAGGTGCATGCGCCGGGCACCTTCCGCGTCGATCGCCTGGGCGTGGGCATCGCAGGCTCGGGCCTGGTGCGCTTTGATGATCTGCAGGCGCAGCGTCTGCACTTCGCCATCGCAGGTTCGGGCGAGGGTCAGCTGCGCGGCCAGGCCAACTCCCTGTCCCTGGCGATCTCCGGCAAGGGCAAGCTGATGGCGGAGCAGCTGCGCAGCGCGCGGGGCGCCGTGGCCATCAGCGGCGTGGGGCAGGCCCAGATCTGGGTCACCCAGTCGCTGAGCATCAACATCATGGGTGTGGGCACGGTGGATTACTGGGGCAACCCCCAGCTCAGCCGGGCCACCTCGGGTGTGGCCACGATCAATGCCCGCGGGGAGACGCCGCCCGCCCCCTGA